CGTTTGGCATCAAGCCTATCCTTCGCCGGGCTGCAGCGTATGAAGCATTGGAGAGATACAGATTAGCCTATGTGGACTACAAGACAGCCTTACAGATCGACTGTAACATACCTGCAGCCCATGATGGTACCAGCAGGTATTACATGTTGCACAATTCCATTTCACTTACAAAAAGCCTTTCAAGTCCTTTAACTTCTAAGAACTTATGTCATATATAGGGGACATAATCAAGATAGTGGAATGTACAACTTGTTAACCCTCTTTCTTTCTAGAATGACGAAGTATCTGACAGAGGTGGATGGACTCTCATGGCGAGAGAAGCTCTCACTTATTCCCACTGTTCCGATGGCCGTCAAAGAAAAATTGTCTCTGGCAACAAGCCAACAAACAAAGCAACACAATGGCACCAGAGAAAATGAGAAATCTGGTTGGTCTTTCATAGGATTCAGTCTCTCAAATATGAGTAGAAACACAAAATGATGTTAATAATTTGGCTATTACTATTGGATTCTCATCTTTGTACAACCTGTAACAGATGTACTGTAAATAATAAGATGTATCATTTTTTATTGCAGTCCCAGGAGAGGATTCCGTTAAAAAAGCCCTAACCCTGAAAGAGGAAGGCAATGCGCAGGTGAAAAAAGGAGAGTACAAGAAAGCCATAGAGAAATACACTCAGAGCCTCAAACACAATTCCTCAGAAATCACAACCTACACAAATAGGTGAGACTAATAATGTCTATCTGGTGTGTAGACAAATGCCAACAAACCCTTGGGAGTGGTATTCACAACTCTGCATTGTTATATAGTTCTGTGAAATGTTATTGCCCAGCTCCTGTTGTACAAGGGATGTGCATAATTCCTATATGGGACTAATTTGTGCCTTTTGTACTAAATAGGGCACTTTGCTACCTCTCTGTGAAGATGTACAAGGAGGCAGTGCAAGATTGTGGAGAGGCCCTGCGACTCGACTCCGCTAATATCAAGGCACTGTACAGACGAGCACAGGCACACAAGGAGCTGAAAGTGAGAGCCTTTCTGATGAACAAAAAATTGTTAGTACATTGTATGGAGTTTTTACATTTTGTTTGATGTGTTAATTTTGCCGTTCAGGACTACAAAGCTTGCATTGAAGATCTAAACAGCTTGCTGAAAGTTGAGCCAAAGAACACAGCCGGACAGAATTTACTGCTGGAAGTGCAAAAGAAGAAATGAGCTTGTGATTCGGATGGTTGCCTGTGGATGTGAACGACCCTACGCTGACCTGGTGTACATGCCTGAAGTGCCTGTATTCACTCACAGAAGCAGGTTTTCCAATCTATTTCCTGGCCTGTTTAATTTAAATCCACTCAAGATGGAGTATTGCTTTGACTACTACAGGGGAAGCACAGTCAATACAGTGCATATTTAGCCTTCATATACATCATGCAATCACTGCATGAAACTGAAAATATAGCATTCAACCATTGTTTTACAAGGACTATGCATTTGTATGTATTTCCACTAGCATAAGAGATTTTCACGATCAACTACTGTTGTAGTTGAAGatatagttcacccaaattacaaaactACATTGGTTTTACTTACAGACTTACTCTGTAAGCATTCTATGGACGAGGTAGGACAGCAATCCATgcattgtttttgtttacctgGTCACTGTTTCAAATGCTAACTTTTTAGCATTTATGGCACAAATCCAATTCAAGTCAATCGTACCTATATTAGCATTCCCGCACTTAATGTCCAAATCATTTTAAGTAACTTATGAGTTACACAATCAATATTTAGATACTTtaggatgatttggacatgaagcATGAAATTCTAATATAAGCACCTATTTATATCATCTTTAATACATCTATAggtaaactatccctttaagatcGTAGTTATCTTGGGCTTCCGAGTGGCACagaggtctaaggtactgcatcttagtgctagaggcgtcactacagacacggccatgattgggagtcccatagggcggcgcacaattgccccagcgtcgtccgggtttggccggtgttggccgtcattgtaatttgttcttaactgacttgcctagtttaaataaaggttaaataaattttaaaaaatgaatattTTATGGGTATTTTCAGTCGAGGAAAGTAACACTATACCAGAGAAACAGATGGTTACCGTATTATTAGTGAATTTAAGAGCATATTGAAACATCATTACCACCTGTATCACCTGTATCACCTAACATGTTGACAATTCTATCAGTAATGCATAATCTTTAATGTCATTTTTTTTCACTAATTAGGATTCAGGAAACAAATCAAACTTTCATCCTCCCTGATGGGGGCTGAATTGGATGATACCAGTTGTGAAACTAGTTGTTTTCCATTGTCCAGTTGGTTGCTTCAATTACGGAATGTTTGAACATATTTTTTTGTTAAATTTGTCTTTGGAATATCAATGCTTTTGCAGTGGTGACACAAGTTAGTGTGGGTGTTTTACATTTCAGCAATGTCATCTGGGTATATTGGTGATTGCAGCACTTTTTTTCAATTCTGTGAAATGTTGGAACGCTTACCTCATGTTGCAAAATAATAAAGATATGACTTTATACACAGTGTAATCATGGCATTTCAATATGTCAATTAAGGCTCAGCAATATTTCCCAAATGCACGTATCCTACATggtcaaaggtatgtggacacctgctcgtctaacatctctttccaaaatcataggcattaatatgAATTTAGTCCCCCTttgcttctataacagccattaatattctgggaaggctttccactagatgttggaacattgctgcagggacttgcttccattcctccacaagagcattagtgaggtcgggcaatgatgttgggcaattaggcctggctcactgtTGGTGTTGCAATCCATTCCAAAGGTGATCGATGGGGttgacatcagtgctctgtgtaggccagtcaagttcttccacactgatcttgacaaaccatttctgtgtggacaTCGCATTGTACtcaggggcattgtcatactgaaacaggaaagcgccttccccaaactgttgtcacaaagttggaagcacagatttgtcttgaatgtcattgtattctgtagtgttaagatttcccttcactggaattaaggggGCTAGCCCgaaccctgaaaaacagccccagaccattattcctcctccaccaaactttacagttggcactatgcattcgggcaggtagtgttcacctggcatccaccaaacccagattctttCATCCGACTACCAGATGGTAAAGCGAGATTAATCATTCCATAGAAAGCGTTTCCacttctccagagtccaatggtggcgagctttacaccactccagccgacgcttgacattgcgcatggtgatcataggctcgtgtgcggctgctcggccatggaaacccatttcatgaagctcccggtgAACAGTTCTTGTTCTTCTTGattttgcttccagaggcagtttggaactctgtagtgagtgttgcacccGAGAACATGATTTTTACGTGCTTTAGCATTCGgctgtcctgttctgtgagcttgtgaggcctaccacttcgtggctgtgCCGTCATTGCACCTAAatgtttccactttacaataacagcacttacagttgaccagggcaactCTAGCAGGGTAGACATTTGAGGAACTGACTTTTTTGCCAGTTGGCATCCTATGGCGGTGCCACACTGGTCACAGAGTTCTTCAATACAGgccaggaggagcactgccagggccctgcaaaatgacctccagcaggccacaaatgtgcatgtgtctgctcaaacagtcagaaacagactccattggggtggtatgagggcccgacgtccacaggtgggggttgtgcttacagcccaacactgtgcaggacgtttggcatttgccagagaacaccacgattggcaaattcgccactggcgccctgtactcttcacagatgaaagcaggttcacactgagcacatgtgacagagtctggagacgccgtggagaacgttctgttgcctgcaacatcctccagcatgaccagtttggcggtgggtcagtcatggtgtggggtggcatttctttggggggccgcaccgccctccatgtgctcgccagaggtagcctgactgccattaggtaccgagatgagatcctcagaccccttgtgagaccatatgctggtgcggttggccctgggttcctcctaatgcaagacctcatgtggctggagtgtgtcagcagtgcctgcaagaggaaggcattgatgctatggactggcccgctggttccccagacctgaatccaattgagcacatctgggacatcatgtctcgctccatccaccaacgccacgttgcaccacagactgtcaaggagttggcggatgctttagtccaagtctgggaggagatccctcaggagaccatccgccacctcatcaggagcatgccaaggcgttgtagggaggtcatacaagcACGTGGAGGCCagacacactactgagcctcattttgacttgttttaaggacattacatcaaagttgtatcagcctgtagtgtggttttccactttaattttgagtgtgactccaaatccagacctccatgggttgataaatttgatttccattgataatttttgtgtgattttgttgtcagcacattcaactatgtaaagaaaaaagtatttaataagaatatttcattcattcacatctaggatgtgttattttagtgttccctttatttttttgagcagtgtattttttatttcacctttatttaaccaggtaggccagttgagaacaagttctcatttacaactgcgaattggccaagataaagcaaagcagtgcgacacaaacaacacagagtaacacatggaataaacaaacgtacagtcaataacacaatagaaaagtctatatacagtgtgtgcaaatgaagtaagattagggaggtaaggcaataaataggccatagtggtgaaataattacaatttagcaattaaacactggagtgatagatgagcagaagatgaatgtgcaagtatagatactggggtgcaaaggagcaacaacaacaacaaaaaatatggggatgaggtagttgggtgggctatttacagatgcaatgatctgtaagctgctctgacagctgatgcttaaagttagtgagggagatatgagtccagcttcagtgatttttgcaattctttcctgtcattggcagcagagaattggaaggaaaggctttgggagttggctttgggggtgtccagtgaaatatacctgctggagcgcgtgctacaggtgggtgctgctatggtgaccagtgagctgagataagacggggctttacctagcaatatgagtctccagcttcagtgatttttgcaattcgttccagtcattggcagcagagaattggaaggaaaggctttgggagttggctttgggggtgatcaatgagatatacctgctggagcgtgtgctacgggtgtgtgttgctatggtgaccagtgagctgagataagacagggctttacctagcaaagacttatagatgacctggagccagtgggtttggcgacgaatatgaagctaGGGCCAGCCAAcgggagcatacaggtcgcagtggtgggtagtatatggggctttggtgacaaaatggatggcactttgatagactgcatccaatttgctgagtagagtgttggaggctattttgtaaacgacatcgccaaagtcaaggatcggtaggatagtcagttttacgagggtatgtttggcaacatgagtgaaggatTATTTGTTGCGAAattggaagccgattctagatttaattttggattggagatgcttgatgtgagtctggaaggagagtttgcagtctaaccagacacctaggtatttgtagttgtccacatattctaagtcagaaacgtccagagtagtgatgctagtcgggtgggagGATGCGGGAAGCAGTgggttgaaaagcatgcacttagttttacttgcatttaagagcagttggaggccacggaagtagaggtgtatggcattgaagcatgtctggaggtttgttaacacagtgtccaaagaagaatacagaagtatacagaatggcatcgtctgcgtagaggtggatcagagaatcaccagcagcaagagcgacatcattgatgtatacagagaaacatttgggcccgagaatttaaccctgtggcacccccatagagactgccagaggtccggacaacacaccctccgatttgacacactgaactcagtctgaaccaggcgaggcagtcatttaagaaaccgagtctgccgataagaatgcggtgattgacagagtcgaaagccttggccaggtcgatgaagacggctgcacagtattgtcttttatcgatggtgatTATGATATTGATTTGGACCTTGagcttggctgaggtgcacccatttCCGACCAGCTCGGAAACGAGAttccatagcggagaaggtatggtgggattcggaattgtcggtgatctgtttgtta
This genomic window from Oncorhynchus nerka isolate Pitt River linkage group LG2, Oner_Uvic_2.0, whole genome shotgun sequence contains:
- the LOC115135231 gene encoding mitochondrial import receptor subunit TOM34; translated protein: MSQRRRSQSWTELKQAGNEFFKTGQYGEAASIYSQAIKEVEKSGKKNPEDLSILYSNRAASYLKDGNCWECVKDCTVSLDLVPFGIKPILRRAAAYEALERYRLAYVDYKTALQIDCNIPAAHDGTSRMTKYLTEVDGLSWREKLSLIPTVPMAVKEKLSLATSQQTKQHNGTRENEKSVPGEDSVKKALTLKEEGNAQVKKGEYKKAIEKYTQSLKHNSSEITTYTNRALCYLSVKMYKEAVQDCGEALRLDSANIKALYRRAQAHKELKDYKACIEDLNSLLKVEPKNTAGQNLLLEVQKKK